In the Mycoplasmoides gallisepticum genome, one interval contains:
- a CDS encoding F0F1 ATP synthase subunit A, with protein MLPQEIVYTKLSSTETQNGWIDFLTTKPLASQGIEWTPLIPTAHVLSIFMVLFMIAILTAVYYTKLKKLKPTEPPTGYVLVVQLLILQFENLTVDLLGEKNRRLSLLFIIIFVYILISNLMSMVGGIAAPTSSSTVTFSLGLMSFFGTFIMGVKYQKLAYFRDFFVIIKIKKKTIPLMINPLNVIGYFAPLLSISLRLWGNVLAGSIFIALLYSLFRTFFTLWSPSSFSVGLVFGTLAGGLVIPAFHVYFDILVSAIQAFVFVSLMLTYWSQPIKAAENAAEEKGQQMIENQRLNVK; from the coding sequence ATGTTGCCACAGGAGATAGTCTACACGAAGCTTTCTAGTACAGAAACTCAAAATGGCTGAATCGACTTTTTGACGACAAAACCACTTGCATCACAAGGGATCGAATGAACACCGCTAATTCCGACTGCTCATGTCTTGTCGATCTTTATGGTTTTGTTTATGATTGCAATATTAACCGCTGTATATTACACGAAGTTAAAAAAACTAAAACCAACTGAACCACCAACAGGTTATGTCTTGGTTGTGCAGTTGTTAATCTTACAATTTGAAAATTTAACAGTCGATCTATTGGGCGAGAAAAACCGGAGACTGAGTCTATTGTTCATCATTATCTTTGTCTATATCTTGATTAGTAACTTGATGTCGATGGTTGGGGGAATTGCTGCTCCAACATCATCATCAACCGTAACGTTTTCTTTAGGGTTAATGTCATTCTTCGGAACGTTTATTATGGGAGTAAAATACCAAAAACTAGCTTACTTCCGTGACTTCTTTGTGATCATTAAGATCAAAAAGAAAACGATCCCTTTAATGATTAACCCATTAAACGTGATCGGTTACTTCGCGCCATTGTTATCAATCTCATTACGGTTATGAGGTAACGTGCTGGCTGGGTCGATCTTTATTGCTTTATTATATAGCTTATTTAGAACGTTCTTTACATTATGATCACCAAGCTCATTTAGCGTTGGCTTAGTCTTTGGGACGTTGGCTGGAGGATTAGTAATCCCTGCTTTCCACGTTTATTTTGATATCTTAGTCTCAGCGATCCAAGCATTCGTCTTTGTTTCATTGATGCTTACATATTGATCTCAACCGATCAAAGCAGCCGAAAATGCCGCTGAAGAAAAGGGTCAACAAATGATCGAGAACCAACGACTAAACGTGAAATAA
- a CDS encoding MG406 family protein, whose product MIVDKKIIKYNLIIFNVFSIVGLIILLGLTFTKIIGFQWVYSSLLTVVFSNISLVIGLILPNLLYTSATKLNTQQVKSARFGFFILGIITLSSRLFWYAVPIVIIGFVNQWQFQGAVFNVFPAILWPLSMIAVHVVVNYLLLNKEIKERNKLKELNNNVATGDSLHEAF is encoded by the coding sequence ATGATAGTTGATAAAAAAATCATTAAATACAACTTAATAATTTTTAATGTTTTTTCAATCGTTGGTCTAATCATCCTATTAGGCCTAACGTTTACTAAAATCATTGGATTTCAGTGAGTTTATAGTAGTTTATTAACTGTTGTGTTTTCAAATATCAGTTTAGTGATTGGGTTGATTCTTCCCAATTTGCTATACACTAGTGCAACTAAACTAAACACACAACAAGTTAAATCTGCTCGCTTCGGTTTTTTTATTCTAGGGATCATCACACTATCTTCGCGTCTGTTTTGATATGCCGTGCCGATCGTTATTATCGGGTTTGTGAATCAATGACAGTTTCAAGGAGCAGTGTTCAATGTTTTTCCAGCAATCTTATGACCGTTGTCAATGATTGCTGTTCATGTTGTGGTTAACTACTTATTATTAAATAAAGAGATTAAAGAACGAAACAAACTGAAGGAATTAAATAACAATGTTGCCACAGGAGATAGTCTACACGAAGCTTTCTAG